A window of Prevotella fusca JCM 17724 genomic DNA:
AGAACCTCTCTCTGACAAGGCATCGGCAAACGGGCTTTCCTCCTCTTCGGAGAAGTCAGAGGGAACTTCCCCTCTGCTTATGCAGTGTCGTCATTGCATCCGTTACTCCCTTGGTTATTGTGTCAAGCGAGGAGGAAAGAAACCCACATGGCGTGAACCTCTTTTCCTTGAGTTGCCCGATAAGCGCCGGTTCCGTTTAGAGTTCGACTGCAAGGATTGTCAGATGAATATTTATCCAGTATGAAATTCAAGATTTGATGCTAATATGAAAAGATATTGTTCTGTTTTGTTTGTCCTGTTGATAGGGTTGAATTTATTGCTGACGGGTTGTTATCATAAGAAGACACCGTCTTCATTCCGTCTGTCAGACAGTATTCAGGAAGCACAGATATCCCGTAAGATAGAGGCTGGAGGCGACTCTATCTTGAAGCAAAAGGACAGTGCGGAGGATGAATGGCAAGGTATGACAAGCAAGGTTGACTCATTGTCTTTCCGGATAAAGCACCATTACTCGCAGGGATTCAATTTTGTCGTAGTATCAGATTCGCTGATGCTTCTTCGCCAGCAACCTGAGGAAGCGGTCAACGGTATGACGACAGATTCCTTTGCCGTGAAGAAAGGAAAGGAGGTTGTTGTGGCTGACATCCGTATTCTTCCGAATGATAAACAGGACTCGGTGTGGGTGCAGATAGCCACGGAAGATTATGCTTTTGGCTGGACTCATGAAGGTCGTCTGTTGAAAAAGGTTGACCCTGCTGACCCTATTTCGCAGTTCATCTCAACCTTTTCCAATATTCACCTCCTTATCTTTCTGATTATCATATCAGTTATAGGCGTAGGCTATCTGGCTCGTAAGATATTGAAGAAGAATGCACATATTGTACATTTTAACGACATCAGCTCGTTCTATCCCACGCTGTTAGCCGTCATCGTGGCACTCTCTGCCGCCTTTTATGCCAGCATACAGCTCTTTGCACCCGAGACGTGGCGTGAGTTTTACTTCCATCCCTCGCTCAACCCCTTCTCACAACCCTTATTGCTCAACATCTTCCTGGTGCTTGTGTGGGCAATGCTTATTATCGGTATTGCAACTATTGATGACGTGCGGAGACTGTTGAGGTCGGGCGACACCTTACTTTATCTTAGTGGTTTAGGTGCGGTATGTGCAGTGAATTACATTGTTTTCTCCGTGCTTACCTTATATTATATAGGTTATCCGCTTCTCATCGCCTACATCTATTATGCTTTCCGTGTCTATCTGCGTAAGAGCAGCGAGACTTATTATTGTGGTAACTGTGGTGTACGCCTTCACAGGAAAGGGAGATGTCCACAATGTGGGGCTGTGAATGAATAGCTAAAGAACGCAGAAAAAAGGAGAAATAGTAGGTTTTCTATCTGCAAATAATCATCTGTTGGTTTAGAAATATATTTACAATTTGATGACTGTTTTTTACTCGGTTCTAAGGGTAAAAACGGTCATTTTTGTGTTCTCGTAATTATCATGTAGTCAAATAGTTACAAAGTGCTGCAAGAAAAGGTGCTTAATTGGACTTCAAAAGGGCGTTAGTAACACGCCAAAAGGGCATCTATTAGAAGCCAAAAGGGCGTTAATTCAAGTCCAATTCATCATGTATTGGTTTTTAGTCTTTGATTATTATGTTACAATTTAGAGTGAGTGGGCAGATGAATCGGGTTTCCCCTTTTTTCATTTCTTATCCCTTTTATGTGTTTGCTCTTTAATGTCCGAATCGCTATATTCCTAATAAATAAGGATTGCGTGTTATATATTTTCTTCTTACCTTTGCCAACGTTAACATTTGCATAAGAACATTAGGACAAGATTGTATGATTAAATCAAAACTTGGTATCGTTCTCTTGTTGGTGTCATTTTTGCCCATAGGAGTACATGCTGATAATATTGATGAAAGAGGAGATTCCTCCCGAGTGTATGACATTGACGAAGTTGTGGTTGTAGAACAGCCCAAGGAGGCATTTCGTCTTCGGCAGCAGCCATTGAGCAGTACGTCTTTCAATGGCGACCAGCTTCACGGACTCAATGTGCAGGA
This region includes:
- a CDS encoding zinc ribbon domain-containing protein, producing the protein MKRYCSVLFVLLIGLNLLLTGCYHKKTPSSFRLSDSIQEAQISRKIEAGGDSILKQKDSAEDEWQGMTSKVDSLSFRIKHHYSQGFNFVVVSDSLMLLRQQPEEAVNGMTTDSFAVKKGKEVVVADIRILPNDKQDSVWVQIATEDYAFGWTHEGRLLKKVDPADPISQFISTFSNIHLLIFLIIISVIGVGYLARKILKKNAHIVHFNDISSFYPTLLAVIVALSAAFYASIQLFAPETWREFYFHPSLNPFSQPLLLNIFLVLVWAMLIIGIATIDDVRRLLRSGDTLLYLSGLGAVCAVNYIVFSVLTLYYIGYPLLIAYIYYAFRVYLRKSSETYYCGNCGVRLHRKGRCPQCGAVNE